From a region of the Deinococcus terrestris genome:
- a CDS encoding EamA family transporter, producing MPPAPSPLPLRSLLLALLITFIWGVNFVVIKWSVSDASPLLVAALRFAVAAFPAVLFVRRPQVPGRILWGYGLAVGVVQFGLLYLAVQLGMSAGVASLLMQTQAFFTALLAARFLGEHITPPQMLGMALAFGGMAVIGTASGGDVTLVGLGLTLVAALGWAISNLLVRASGGANVFALVVWSSLIAPLPLAGLAVLTEGWSAVVGTLTGSGTAFWAAVLFMGLGNTVLGFGVWSWLIQRHGAARIAPLSLLVPVFGMLASAVFYREAFPALKLLGAGLVLAGLVLHVLGGRVGARLAVRPVR from the coding sequence ATGCCCCCTGCCCCCTCTCCCCTGCCCCTCCGCAGCCTGCTGCTGGCCCTGCTGATCACCTTCATTTGGGGCGTGAACTTCGTGGTGATCAAGTGGTCGGTCTCGGACGCCTCGCCGCTGCTCGTCGCCGCGCTGCGCTTCGCGGTGGCCGCGTTTCCGGCGGTGCTGTTCGTGCGGCGCCCGCAGGTTCCGGGGCGGATTCTGTGGGGCTACGGCCTCGCGGTGGGGGTGGTGCAGTTCGGGCTGCTGTACCTCGCGGTGCAGCTCGGCATGAGTGCGGGGGTGGCGTCGCTGCTGATGCAGACGCAGGCCTTTTTCACGGCGCTGCTCGCCGCCCGCTTTCTGGGCGAACACATCACGCCGCCGCAGATGCTGGGCATGGCGCTGGCCTTCGGGGGAATGGCCGTGATCGGGACGGCCTCAGGGGGGGACGTGACCCTGGTCGGGCTGGGCCTCACGCTGGTGGCGGCGCTGGGATGGGCGATCAGCAACCTGCTCGTGCGGGCGTCGGGCGGGGCCAACGTCTTTGCGCTGGTGGTCTGGAGCAGCCTCATCGCGCCGCTGCCGCTCGCGGGGCTGGCCGTGCTGACCGAGGGCTGGAGCGCAGTGGTGGGCACGCTGACGGGGTCGGGGACCGCGTTCTGGGCCGCCGTCCTGTTCATGGGGCTGGGCAACACCGTGCTGGGCTTCGGGGTCTGGAGCTGGCTCATCCAGCGGCATGGGGCGGCCCGGATCGCGCCGCTCTCGCTGCTGGTGCCGGTGTTCGGGATGCTGGCGAGCGCCGTCTTCTACCGGGAAGCGTTTCCCGCGCTCAAGCTGCTGGGAGCCGGGCTGGTGCTGGCGGGGCTGGTACTGCATGTGCTGGGGGGCCGGGTGGGGGCGCGGCTGGCGGTGCGCCCGGTGCGGTAG
- the argF gene encoding ornithine carbamoyltransferase — protein MTPDAPTRLTPDTLPAPVMAGRDFLSNLDMTPGELRAVLDTAHSMRRGEWRDVKPLAGLSLALIFEKASLRTRTTFDVGMYQLGGHAITLSNQEIGLGTRERVSDVARNLERWVDGVMGRVYLQQTLHELADHAAIPVINGLSDMLHPAQLLADYQTIEGEFGTDLRGRRVVYIGDGNNLANSHIHLGILTGTDVTIVTPVGYEPNAGVLMDAVKAGVSVTLTNDLAAIEGADVLYTDVWISMGQEAEADIRRRAFRGYQVTPAMLETIAPHGIFLHCLPAHYGEETVPEATEHPKSRVFDQAENRLHAQKALLYHVMGEMKPRW, from the coding sequence ATGACGCCGGACGCCCCCACCCGCCTGACCCCCGACACGTTGCCCGCCCCGGTGATGGCCGGGCGCGACTTTCTGAGCAACCTCGACATGACGCCGGGGGAGCTGCGGGCCGTGCTGGACACCGCCCACTCCATGCGCCGGGGCGAGTGGCGGGACGTGAAGCCGCTCGCGGGCCTGAGCCTCGCGCTGATCTTCGAGAAGGCGTCCCTGCGGACCCGCACCACCTTCGATGTGGGGATGTATCAGCTTGGCGGGCACGCGATCACGCTCAGCAATCAGGAGATCGGCCTCGGGACCCGCGAGCGCGTGAGCGACGTGGCCCGCAACCTCGAACGCTGGGTGGACGGGGTGATGGGCCGGGTGTACCTCCAGCAGACGCTGCACGAACTGGCCGACCACGCCGCCATTCCGGTCATCAATGGCCTCAGCGACATGCTGCACCCCGCGCAACTGCTGGCCGACTACCAGACCATTGAGGGGGAGTTCGGCACCGACTTGCGCGGCCGCCGGGTCGTGTATATCGGCGACGGCAACAACCTCGCCAACAGCCACATTCACCTCGGCATCCTGACGGGCACGGACGTCACCATCGTGACCCCGGTGGGCTACGAGCCGAATGCGGGCGTGCTGATGGACGCGGTGAAGGCGGGCGTGAGCGTCACCCTGACGAACGACCTTGCCGCCATCGAGGGCGCCGATGTGCTGTACACCGACGTGTGGATCAGCATGGGTCAGGAGGCGGAGGCCGACATCCGCCGCCGCGCCTTCCGGGGCTATCAGGTCACGCCCGCGATGCTGGAGACCATCGCCCCGCACGGCATCTTCCTGCACTGCCTGCCCGCCCACTACGGCGAGGAAACGGTGCCCGAGGCGACAGAGCACCCCAAGAGCCGCGTTTTCGACCAGGCCGAAAACCGCCTGCACGCGCAAAAGGCGCTGCTCTACCACGTCATGGGGGAGATGAAGCCCCGCTGGTGA
- a CDS encoding NUDIX hydrolase, translated as MNDVEWLDLVNERDEVIGSVTRDEAWARSLPVRGVNAFLVNSRGELWIPRRTPTKRMFPGCLDMSVGGHVERGESYEAAFRRETQEELNLDVDTLPWREIGAFTPRDAGLNIFMRVYELRTDAAPAYNPHDFSGAEWLTPNALLARIAAGDPAKSDLAPLVCLCYGDRLT; from the coding sequence ATGAACGACGTGGAATGGCTCGACCTCGTGAATGAACGCGACGAGGTGATCGGCAGCGTGACCCGCGACGAGGCGTGGGCGCGGAGCCTCCCCGTGCGGGGCGTCAACGCCTTTCTCGTCAACTCGCGCGGCGAGCTGTGGATTCCGCGCCGCACCCCCACCAAGCGGATGTTTCCGGGATGCCTCGACATGAGCGTGGGCGGGCACGTGGAGCGCGGCGAAAGTTACGAGGCCGCCTTTCGCCGTGAAACCCAGGAGGAGCTGAATCTCGACGTGGACACGCTGCCCTGGCGGGAGATCGGGGCCTTTACTCCTCGCGACGCGGGCCTGAACATCTTCATGCGGGTCTATGAACTCCGCACGGATGCGGCCCCGGCCTACAACCCCCACGACTTCAGCGGGGCCGAGTGGCTGACGCCTAACGCCCTGCTCGCCCGCATCGCCGCAGGTGACCCGGCCAAGAGCGACCTCGCGCCGCTGGTGTGCCTGTGCTACGGAGACCGACTGACATGA
- the argC gene encoding N-acetyl-gamma-glutamyl-phosphate reductase: protein MTPRIFIDGEAGTTGLQIRARLEGRTDLDLLSIDLARRKDPEARRELLNSAEVAILCLHDDVAREAVAMIENPATRVLDASSAHRTAEGWAYGFPELTRQSRDEIRAARLVSNPGCYATGAIALLRPLTNAGLLPPDFPLSVQGFSGYSGGGRALVDAHEGRGEHPMAGPFKSYALSLTHKHQPEMARHGGLTQPPLFTPHVGGWRQGMLVQIPLHLGPLGVTAARLHEALADHYAGERFVRVRPFEGGQPADPILDPQILNGTNELELFVYASPGGEHALLVSRLDNLGKGASGAAVQNLDVMLGLEGAGHSYGVPEGV from the coding sequence ATGACCCCCCGCATCTTTATCGACGGCGAGGCTGGAACCACCGGCCTGCAAATCCGAGCCCGGCTGGAAGGCCGCACGGACCTCGACCTCCTGAGCATCGACCTCGCCCGCCGCAAGGATCCGGAGGCCCGGCGCGAACTGCTGAACAGCGCCGAGGTCGCCATCCTATGCCTGCACGACGACGTGGCGCGGGAGGCCGTGGCGATGATAGAGAATCCGGCCACGCGGGTACTCGACGCCAGCAGCGCCCACCGCACGGCGGAGGGATGGGCCTACGGCTTCCCCGAACTGACCAGACAGAGCCGCGACGAGATTCGTGCCGCCCGCCTCGTCAGCAATCCCGGCTGCTACGCGACGGGGGCGATTGCGCTGCTGCGTCCGCTGACGAACGCGGGCCTGCTGCCGCCCGACTTTCCCCTCAGCGTGCAGGGCTTCTCCGGGTATTCGGGCGGGGGCCGGGCGCTGGTGGACGCGCACGAAGGCCGGGGAGAGCATCCGATGGCCGGGCCGTTCAAAAGCTACGCGCTCTCGCTCACCCACAAGCATCAGCCCGAGATGGCGCGGCACGGTGGGCTGACCCAGCCGCCCCTCTTTACCCCGCACGTCGGCGGGTGGCGGCAGGGGATGCTGGTGCAGATTCCGCTGCATCTGGGACCGCTGGGTGTCACGGCGGCGCGGCTGCACGAGGCCCTGGCCGACCACTACGCTGGGGAGCGCTTTGTCCGGGTGAGGCCCTTCGAGGGCGGCCAGCCCGCTGACCCCATCCTCGACCCGCAAATCCTGAACGGTACCAACGAGCTGGAACTCTTCGTGTATGCCAGCCCCGGCGGGGAACACGCCCTGCTCGTTTCGCGGCTGGACAACCTCGGCAAGGGCGCGAGCGGCGCGGCGGTGCAGAACCTCGACGTGATGCTGGGGTTGGAGGGGGCAGGGCACAGCTACGGGGTGCCAGAGGGGGTCTGA
- a CDS encoding segregation and condensation protein A, with product MTILAPPTPTGFVVRLPAFEGSLAELASALRTARVEPGEVGLLHLTREVLGWARAQGVEGHPEALPALAGVIALKARLLLPSPEPDPAPDGDWDTDPLDGLVEGVEALAELDALVGFLAARRREREGLIPARPVPLNLPRRERPAQPARSLARLVKAAQNAVRQVEVPLLSRERLTLADALGALRAFGRRLRTFTFGGVPTQDWGERTTYFAALLEGVKEGAFSVEQEGSYGEIQVVSHLAED from the coding sequence GTGACGATCCTGGCCCCGCCCACGCCGACGGGCTTCGTCGTGCGGCTCCCGGCTTTCGAGGGCAGCCTCGCGGAGCTGGCCTCGGCCCTGCGGACGGCCCGGGTCGAACCAGGTGAGGTGGGCCTGCTGCACCTCACCCGCGAGGTCCTGGGGTGGGCACGGGCGCAGGGGGTGGAGGGACACCCGGAGGCTCTCCCCGCGCTGGCGGGTGTGATCGCGCTCAAGGCGCGGCTGCTGCTTCCCTCCCCCGAGCCGGACCCCGCGCCCGACGGGGACTGGGACACGGACCCACTGGACGGCCTCGTGGAAGGGGTAGAGGCGCTGGCCGAACTCGACGCGCTGGTGGGCTTTCTGGCCGCCCGCCGCCGCGAGCGCGAGGGGCTGATTCCGGCCCGCCCGGTCCCGCTCAACCTCCCCCGGCGCGAGCGTCCCGCGCAGCCTGCTCGCAGCCTCGCCCGGCTGGTCAAGGCCGCGCAGAACGCCGTGCGGCAGGTCGAGGTACCGCTGCTGTCGCGCGAGCGCCTGACCCTGGCCGACGCGCTGGGGGCGCTGCGGGCCTTCGGGCGGCGGCTGCGGACCTTCACGTTCGGCGGCGTCCCGACCCAGGACTGGGGTGAGCGCACGACCTACTTCGCCGCGCTGCTGGAGGGCGTGAAGGAGGGGGCCTTCAGCGTAGAGCAGGAGGGGAGCTATGGCGAGATTCAGGTGGTGTCGCACCTCGCGGAAGACTGA
- the trpS gene encoding tryptophan--tRNA ligase — MPRVFSGIQPTGDPHIGNYFGAMKNYVRLGEEYGKDSIYCVVDLHAITNPAAYDPARLAERTFEMAVANFAAGLDPAKVTFFVQSQVPEHHELSWVFTALTPVGELERMTQYKDKSEQLESVPAGLLMYPVLMAADILLYKADTVPVGEDQTQHIELTREIARKFNHAYGDTFPEPKAVYAKDALRIPGVDGHGKMGKSKGETSTLGILEPLDSIWQKVRVAPTDPARVRRTDPGDPDKCLIGDYHKLFSDRPTIETVYAGCRTAGIGCVDCKKMLMEGVRRELEPLQARAADLRADPDLVRDALEQGAKEARAIARPVMEEVREKVGFLKAR; from the coding sequence ATGCCGCGCGTGTTTTCAGGAATCCAGCCGACCGGGGACCCCCACATCGGCAACTACTTCGGGGCCATGAAGAACTATGTGCGGCTGGGCGAGGAGTACGGCAAGGACTCCATCTACTGCGTGGTGGACCTGCACGCCATCACCAACCCCGCCGCCTACGACCCTGCCCGACTCGCCGAGCGCACCTTCGAGATGGCGGTTGCCAACTTCGCGGCCGGGCTCGACCCCGCCAAGGTCACCTTTTTCGTGCAGTCGCAGGTGCCCGAGCATCACGAGCTGAGCTGGGTGTTCACGGCGCTAACCCCGGTGGGCGAGCTGGAGCGCATGACCCAGTACAAGGACAAGTCGGAGCAACTGGAGAGTGTTCCGGCGGGCCTGCTGATGTACCCGGTGCTGATGGCCGCCGACATCCTGCTGTACAAGGCCGACACCGTGCCCGTCGGCGAGGACCAGACCCAGCACATCGAGCTGACCCGCGAGATCGCCCGCAAGTTCAACCACGCCTACGGCGACACCTTTCCCGAGCCGAAGGCCGTGTACGCCAAGGACGCCCTGCGGATTCCCGGCGTGGACGGCCACGGCAAGATGGGCAAGAGCAAGGGCGAGACGAGTACGCTGGGCATTCTGGAACCGCTCGACTCCATCTGGCAGAAGGTGCGGGTGGCCCCCACCGACCCCGCCCGCGTGCGGCGCACCGATCCCGGCGACCCCGACAAGTGCCTGATCGGGGATTACCACAAGCTCTTTTCCGACCGGCCCACCATCGAGACGGTCTACGCGGGCTGCCGCACCGCCGGAATCGGCTGCGTGGACTGCAAGAAGATGCTGATGGAGGGAGTGCGCCGCGAACTGGAGCCGCTGCAAGCACGGGCCGCCGACCTCCGTGCCGACCCCGACCTCGTGCGCGACGCGCTGGAGCAGGGGGCGAAGGAAGCCCGCGCCATCGCCCGCCCGGTCATGGAGGAAGTGCGCGAGAAGGTCGGCTTCCTGAAGGCCCGCTAG
- a CDS encoding peptidylprolyl isomerase, with translation MKNKKALNVLLGVLALLLVVGMAYQFTPNVGSLFGGGDKGTPAMTVNGETVTVQDLEALRQSNPVLSSAQGGTLADDFKTYVVAQQARQVALRQAAQDIDVSRADVNAEVDKIRESNGLTDNKAWTDALQGLGLTDATFREQVRDQLAVNRKVEEIKAAAPAPSDAEVRLHYDLNPESYQTDARIVGRQIVVSDKAKAEDLLRQIRGGADFAGLASANSTEFKDRGGALGPVENGKPRPVAQVALPSEVGAAAFALTEGGVTDVVESGGKFYIVQVEDYLAPAVKPFEQAKADAQKTVAEQKKNRAVEEWFSGIEKNIKVEVTDPNWKTENPTVAAVAGQEIPYSAVVEQVVQNEQFTSLLGQVPAEQAGQLVNSLLKPQITDQLIQAYAAPQVAQNLKLALTGTRQEQAAGLVAYGGRDVEVTDAEVRAYYTQNRSQFETPASATVAEVSFPDQAKATAFRQSFAGGDPVQAAARAGGAVSERGEVSAGSGTLGEEVEAAVFGAENLKAAGQGRVSDVVKVGERYVVAHVTGLTPAVVLPLAEVRDQIREQVLATKRSEAGQKFLTDEVAKLKPENNLQAVLDAQEKRVAAAAPPPAPAGQTGGSEEDAAQGEGAAAEDAAAPADDAAGTDAQTEAPAEGETQTDTPAETGAPATE, from the coding sequence GTGAAGAACAAAAAAGCCCTCAACGTCCTGCTGGGCGTCCTCGCGCTGCTGCTGGTGGTCGGGATGGCCTACCAGTTCACGCCCAACGTGGGCTCGCTGTTCGGCGGCGGGGACAAGGGAACCCCGGCCATGACCGTCAACGGCGAGACGGTGACCGTCCAGGACCTCGAAGCGCTGCGCCAGAGCAACCCGGTGCTGTCGAGCGCCCAGGGCGGCACGCTGGCCGACGACTTCAAGACCTACGTGGTCGCCCAACAGGCCCGGCAGGTGGCGCTGCGGCAGGCGGCCCAGGACATTGACGTGAGCCGCGCGGACGTGAACGCGGAGGTTGACAAGATCCGCGAGTCCAACGGCCTGACCGACAATAAGGCCTGGACCGACGCCCTGCAGGGGCTGGGCCTGACCGACGCCACCTTCCGGGAGCAGGTCCGCGACCAGCTCGCCGTGAACCGCAAGGTCGAGGAGATCAAGGCGGCGGCCCCCGCCCCCTCGGACGCCGAAGTGCGGCTGCACTACGACCTGAACCCGGAGAGCTACCAGACCGACGCCCGCATCGTGGGCCGTCAGATCGTGGTGTCCGACAAGGCCAAGGCCGAAGACCTGCTGCGTCAGATTCGCGGCGGGGCCGATTTCGCCGGGCTGGCGAGCGCCAACAGCACGGAATTCAAGGACCGGGGCGGCGCTCTGGGGCCGGTCGAGAACGGCAAGCCCCGCCCGGTCGCGCAGGTCGCGCTGCCCAGCGAGGTGGGCGCGGCGGCCTTCGCCCTCACGGAGGGCGGCGTGACCGACGTGGTGGAAAGCGGCGGCAAGTTCTATATCGTGCAGGTCGAGGACTACCTCGCGCCCGCCGTCAAGCCTTTCGAGCAGGCCAAGGCCGACGCCCAGAAGACGGTCGCCGAGCAGAAGAAGAACCGCGCCGTCGAGGAATGGTTCAGCGGCATCGAGAAGAACATCAAGGTGGAAGTCACCGACCCCAACTGGAAGACCGAGAACCCCACGGTCGCGGCTGTGGCCGGGCAGGAGATTCCCTACTCGGCGGTGGTCGAACAGGTCGTGCAAAACGAGCAGTTCACCTCGCTGCTGGGGCAGGTCCCCGCCGAACAGGCCGGGCAACTCGTCAATAGCCTGCTCAAGCCGCAGATCACCGACCAGCTGATTCAGGCCTACGCCGCCCCGCAGGTCGCGCAGAACCTCAAGCTCGCGTTGACCGGCACCCGTCAGGAGCAGGCCGCCGGACTGGTCGCCTACGGCGGGCGCGACGTGGAAGTGACCGACGCCGAGGTCCGGGCGTACTACACCCAGAACCGCTCGCAGTTCGAGACCCCCGCCAGCGCCACCGTCGCGGAAGTCAGCTTCCCCGATCAGGCGAAGGCCACCGCCTTCCGCCAGAGCTTCGCGGGTGGCGATCCCGTTCAGGCGGCGGCCCGCGCGGGCGGCGCCGTCTCCGAGCGCGGCGAGGTCAGCGCCGGAAGCGGCACCCTGGGCGAGGAAGTCGAGGCTGCCGTCTTCGGGGCCGAGAACCTCAAGGCCGCTGGACAGGGCCGCGTCAGCGACGTGGTCAAGGTGGGCGAGCGCTACGTGGTCGCCCACGTGACGGGCCTGACGCCCGCCGTCGTGCTGCCGCTGGCCGAGGTCCGCGACCAGATCCGCGAGCAGGTGCTGGCGACCAAGCGCTCGGAGGCCGGGCAGAAGTTCCTGACCGACGAGGTTGCCAAGCTTAAGCCCGAGAACAACCTTCAGGCCGTGCTGGACGCGCAGGAGAAGCGCGTGGCGGCCGCCGCTCCGCCCCCCGCCCCCGCCGGGCAGACCGGGGGCAGCGAGGAGGACGCGGCCCAGGGCGAAGGCGCCGCTGCCGAAGATGCGGCTGCTCCCGCCGACGACGCTGCGGGCACCGACGCGCAGACAGAAGCTCCGGCTGAGGGCGAGACGCAGACCGACACCCCCGCCGAAACCGGGGCACCGGCCACCGAGTAA
- a CDS encoding SIS domain-containing protein has translation MDLLSLLTRLPGSYAGPTQPEPGPHGLIGVGEGALAAHLAATLIPGTLTRTGTQFVVSSADTADAARDYADLAEVAGAGVRRISTGGVPDDVDVLVPGGLPATYHAAQYLAHASGHAQEAAEAETLLATLRDQCAPEVTEGNPARDLAWSLWGRTPLLLAAPDAEALPHAWQSLLARAGKTLAVPVLGDPLAVATGAFEAQHEKGDAKVALILGDPDPTLHVVREVLESRIDEVLHVPFPYGEGGAPPSGYAGSLALWYFGAWVAAYLAERYGVQPADPPVLARAQSVLAGEEDPAALGLGRPEDVRRTRVEDDEDFAEGFDDEDDLDGE, from the coding sequence ATGGACCTGCTTTCCCTGCTGACCCGCCTGCCCGGCTCTTACGCCGGACCCACCCAACCCGAACCCGGCCCGCACGGCCTGATCGGGGTGGGGGAGGGAGCACTCGCCGCGCACCTCGCGGCCACCCTGATTCCCGGCACCCTGACCCGCACGGGAACGCAGTTTGTCGTCTCCAGCGCCGACACCGCCGATGCCGCCCGCGACTACGCCGACCTCGCGGAGGTGGCGGGGGCCGGGGTGCGCCGGATCAGCACCGGGGGCGTGCCCGACGACGTGGACGTGCTGGTGCCGGGCGGCCTGCCCGCGACCTACCACGCGGCCCAGTACCTCGCCCACGCTTCCGGCCACGCGCAGGAGGCCGCCGAGGCGGAGACACTGCTCGCCACGCTGCGCGACCAGTGCGCCCCGGAGGTCACGGAGGGCAACCCCGCCCGCGACCTCGCGTGGTCGCTGTGGGGCCGCACGCCGCTGCTGCTCGCCGCCCCCGACGCCGAGGCGCTGCCGCACGCCTGGCAGTCGCTGCTCGCACGGGCAGGCAAGACGCTCGCCGTACCCGTGCTGGGCGACCCGCTGGCGGTGGCGACCGGGGCCTTCGAGGCCCAGCACGAGAAGGGCGACGCCAAGGTGGCCCTGATTCTGGGCGACCCCGACCCCACCCTGCATGTCGTGCGCGAGGTGCTGGAATCGCGCATCGACGAGGTGCTGCACGTGCCCTTCCCCTACGGCGAGGGCGGCGCCCCTCCCAGCGGGTACGCGGGCAGCCTCGCCCTGTGGTACTTCGGGGCCTGGGTCGCGGCCTACCTCGCCGAGCGCTACGGCGTCCAGCCCGCCGACCCCCCCGTCCTGGCCCGCGCCCAGTCGGTCCTGGCCGGGGAGGAAGACCCCGCCGCCCTCGGCCTGGGCCGCCCGGAGGACGTGCGCCGCACCCGCGTGGAGGACGACGAGGACTTCGCGGAGGGATTCGATGACGAGGACGACCTGGACGGGGAGTAA
- a CDS encoding single-stranded-DNA-specific exonuclease RecJ, whose product MSRPAPTPPEARWLLAPPASREALLGTMRTWGVSAPLAQVLHGRGLTPDRLDPALRPTPNPALREAARRVVGAVRVRKRLRIHGDYDADGVTATAILVRGLRALGAEVHGFIPHRLNEGYGIHPDRVEEHAAACDLLVTVDCGVTNLEEVRALLALGVEVIVTDHHAPGPGYPATLVVHPHETTNYDPEVHNLTGAGVAYHLLWAVHEELGLPAPTPLAALAALGTVADVAPLVGENRALVRRGLEELAHSAIPGLRAMLQAKKVERPTARDVAFLLAPLLNAAGRLGEADLALELLTTESEHQAQTLATYLESRNGERRVLQDRMYAEALALADPADPALVLTHPDWHAGVMGIVASKLVEAFYRPVYIVAQGKGSVRSTPGISAVEGLSQNKNLLRRFGGHPGAAGFSLDEANFAALRDRIHGYVRQFPRPVPAWRLDAPLPPLAATPDLAQQAAALEPFGTGHTPPLWHVRSPLSGTRLVGGRGTSLQFQAGGLRGIKHGETRAADGDHDLATHLSQDEWRGRTRLEWQGQALRPPGLLGLDGESAPTPVPRLDPREAMNHLRTGASAYADGPVAAYLAGQVPGLSLVEAGQPHPGGELILYALPDEASLRAWVKGGQVAFALGPKTLGELEGSLSARHLQPVTDETRMAEAADAYRRWQWAHLYRVLDDGGWSAAVHHLLGLAGRSTTAAAAPAELAAAD is encoded by the coding sequence GTGAGCCGCCCAGCCCCCACTCCCCCGGAAGCCCGCTGGCTGCTGGCCCCGCCCGCGAGCCGCGAGGCCCTGCTGGGCACCATGCGGACCTGGGGAGTCTCCGCGCCTCTGGCCCAGGTGCTGCATGGGCGCGGCCTGACCCCCGACCGGCTGGACCCGGCGTTGCGGCCGACCCCCAACCCGGCGCTGCGGGAAGCGGCCCGGCGGGTGGTGGGAGCGGTGCGGGTCAGGAAGCGCCTCCGCATCCACGGGGATTACGACGCTGACGGGGTGACGGCCACCGCCATCCTGGTGCGGGGGCTGCGGGCGCTGGGAGCCGAGGTCCACGGCTTTATTCCCCACCGCCTCAACGAGGGCTACGGCATCCACCCAGACCGGGTGGAGGAACACGCCGCCGCCTGCGACCTGCTGGTCACGGTGGACTGCGGGGTCACCAATCTGGAGGAGGTGCGGGCGCTGCTGGCGCTCGGCGTGGAGGTCATCGTGACCGACCACCACGCGCCGGGTCCCGGCTACCCCGCGACCTTGGTCGTTCACCCCCATGAGACGACGAACTATGACCCGGAGGTCCACAACCTGACCGGGGCGGGCGTGGCCTATCACCTGCTGTGGGCGGTGCACGAGGAACTGGGCTTGCCCGCCCCGACCCCCCTCGCGGCGCTGGCCGCCCTGGGAACGGTGGCGGACGTGGCGCCCCTGGTCGGGGAGAACCGGGCACTGGTCCGGCGCGGGCTGGAGGAACTGGCGCATTCGGCCATTCCAGGGCTGCGGGCCATGCTTCAGGCCAAGAAGGTCGAGCGCCCCACTGCCCGCGACGTGGCCTTTTTGCTCGCGCCGCTGCTGAACGCGGCGGGGCGGCTGGGCGAAGCGGACCTCGCGCTGGAGCTGCTGACCACCGAGAGCGAGCACCAGGCGCAGACGCTGGCGACCTACCTGGAGTCACGCAACGGCGAGCGCCGGGTCTTGCAAGACCGCATGTACGCCGAGGCCCTCGCGCTCGCTGACCCCGCCGATCCCGCGCTGGTGCTCACGCACCCCGACTGGCACGCGGGCGTGATGGGCATCGTGGCGAGCAAACTGGTGGAAGCCTTTTACCGCCCGGTGTATATCGTCGCGCAGGGCAAGGGCTCGGTGCGCTCCACGCCAGGGATCAGCGCGGTGGAGGGGCTCTCCCAGAACAAGAACCTGCTGAGGCGCTTCGGCGGTCACCCCGGCGCGGCGGGCTTTTCTCTGGACGAGGCGAACTTCGCGGCGCTGCGGGACCGGATTCACGGTTACGTGCGCCAGTTTCCCCGCCCGGTTCCGGCCTGGCGGCTGGACGCGCCCTTGCCGCCACTGGCCGCGACGCCGGACCTCGCGCAGCAGGCGGCGGCCCTCGAACCCTTCGGGACCGGACACACACCGCCGCTGTGGCATGTGCGCTCGCCGCTCTCGGGCACGCGGCTGGTGGGCGGGCGCGGCACCAGCCTGCAATTCCAGGCGGGGGGCCTGCGGGGCATCAAGCACGGGGAGACGCGGGCGGCGGACGGCGACCACGACCTCGCCACGCACCTGTCGCAAGACGAGTGGCGCGGGCGGACACGGCTGGAGTGGCAGGGGCAGGCGCTGCGGCCCCCCGGCCTTTTGGGCCTTGACGGTGAATCCGCTCCCACCCCGGTCCCCCGCCTCGACCCCCGCGAGGCAATGAACCACCTGCGAACTGGGGCGAGTGCCTATGCCGACGGCCCGGTCGCGGCGTACCTGGCGGGTCAGGTGCCGGGGCTGAGTCTGGTGGAGGCCGGGCAGCCGCACCCCGGCGGTGAACTGATCCTCTATGCCCTCCCCGACGAGGCCAGCCTGCGGGCCTGGGTAAAGGGGGGCCAGGTCGCCTTTGCCCTCGGTCCTAAAACGCTGGGCGAACTGGAAGGCAGCCTCAGCGCCCGGCACCTCCAACCCGTTACGGACGAGACGCGAATGGCCGAAGCCGCCGACGCCTACCGCCGCTGGCAGTGGGCGCACCTCTACCGGGTGCTGGATGACGGGGGATGGAGTGCCGCCGTGCACCACCTGCTGGGCCTGGCCGGGCGGTCAACGACGGCCGCCGCCGCCCCGGCAGAACTCGCCGCCGCCGACTAG